A window of Thiocapsa bogorovii genomic DNA:
GCGCCCCCGCCGGCTCTTCCCGACACAGTGAGTGAAGCCGAGGAAGCTGAAGGTACGCGGTCCGGGCGTCTCCGCCCGCGTCCGACCCAGCTGGTCGCTGCCGAAACGCAGCAGCGCCGTTTTGCTCGGCTCGACCTCCAGGTCGAACTGCGCCAGCCGTGCGGTCATCTCGGTGAGAAAGGCCCGTGCATCGCCTTCGTGCTCGAAGCAGGCCACATAGTCGTCGGCATAGCGAATCAGGTACGCCCGTCCCGTGCAGGTCCCCGCAAAGCGTTTCTCGAACCAAAGGTCGAGGACGTAGTGCAGGTAGATATTGCTCAGCACGGGCGAGACCAGACCCCCTTGTGGGGCGCCCTCTTCACTGGCCGTGAACGCGCCGTCCTCCATGATGCCGGCCTTCAGGAACCGCCGCACGATCCGCAACAGATTGGGATCGCCGATGCGGTGCTCCAGGAAGTCCATGAGGTGGGAGTGTGACAGATGATCAAAGAAGCCTTTGATGTCCGCCTCCACCACCCACTGCGTGCGCCCGTTGGTGATGACCTCGGCCACCCGGCGCAGCGCATCGTGCGCGCTGCGACCCGGCCGAAACCCGAACGAGCAGTCCCGAAACTCCGGCTCCCAAATGGCCTGAAGGATGCGGCCGAGGCGATCTTGGACCAGGCGGTCCTCGAAGCTCGGCACCCCCAACGGCCGATAACGGCCGTCCCCTTTCGGGATGTAGGTGCGCCGCACCGGCAACGGCCGGTACCCCAGACGGCGAATCCGTGCCGACAGATCCTCCAGACGCGCGTCCAGACCCACTGCATAGTCGTCCTTCCTAACCCCGTCGACTCCGGGCGCCTTGCGTCCGTCCTGGCGCTCGAAGCTTTCGCGCAACCCCTCCGGGTCAAACAACATGCCCATCAGGGACGTGAACCGCGTGTGCGGTTCCGCGCGCGCCATCAGTGTGAAACGCTCAAGCTTGCTGGTCACGGTCAGAGTCCTCTCGGTGTAGGGCCGTGTTTCACTCTTGCGTTGTCTCAAACCGCCACCCCTTCGCTCCGCCCGCATTACCGGGTATCAACGCTACTATAGGTGGCTCCGACTTCCGCGCATCGCTGCCCGCGTCCTCGCTTTTGACACTTGTTCGCGGGTGCCCGCCTCCGACGGACCGATACACGGATCTCCCTGGTTACCGCGTGCTCTCGATGTCAGGCTCGATACGGCCTCGGACCCGGGGAGTACCCGTGCCACTCGCCATGACGCGACACGGACTGTTGCCTGCCGGAGGGACAAACCCGTCGGCACTCCCGACCAAATGTTTCGGGGCTCAACACCTTCAAGGTCGGCTCCACCCGTTACCTTTGCACCTCGCCTGCTGTCGTGCCTACGCATCGACGCGGCTGTTACCAGCCGCGCCGCAAGGCTCGATACCGGGCTCGTGGCTAGCGATTACCCAGGCGGGAGTTCCACCCGCTAGAACACGCGGCCTTGCCAGGCCGCACTGTCCCCAATTGCTTCGTGACGGGCGACCCGACCAACCGCCTGCCCAACACCAGCAACATCGCCTTTGAATACATCGAGGGCGAGGCGATCCTCCTGCTGCTGAACAAACTCGGCATCGCCGCCTCGAGCGGCTCCGCCTGCACCTCCGGTTCGCTCGAGCCCTCCCACGTGATGCGCGCGATGGGGATCCCTTTTACCGCCGCCCACGGCACCACACGCTTCTCCCTCTCGCGCTACAACCGCATGGAGGAGATCGACCGAGTCATCGAAGCCGTGCCGCCGATCGTCGCCAAGCTGCGCAAGCTCTCGCCCTATTGGTCCGACACGGGTCCTGTATCCGATCCGGCCGCCGCTTTCGCACCGGCCTACGCCTGACCGAAACGCCCCGTCGGACCCGTCCGGCGGCGCGCCGATCACCAACCTTTTTCGGCTCGGCGGGCTCGCAAGTCGCACGTCCGTGTGCGACCAAGCCGATACCGATCCGCTGAGGCCGAGGATCCACCCGTGGCGTCGGCCCCAGCTGCCAGGTCTGCGCCGTCCGGCAACCCTTGCCGTTTCCGTGAAATCCGCCGCGCGAAATCGCCTATGCTTGTCCTCGACCTCGCAGCGGACAGCACGACATGACGCGCGCCTCCACCCAAGCCGATCCCCGCCCCGCCGACCCGCGTCCCGCGGGCATCGCACAGCACGGCGATTGCCCCGAGCCGACGGCAGAGGCGACCTGGATCCATGTCATCCGAAAGATGGACGAGACCTACGCGGATCTGATCCGGCATCAGAGCGAGCTCGAAGAGAAGAACAGCGCCCTGGAGGATGCCCAGCAGTTCATCGCGAGCGTGCTGGCCTCCATGACGGATGTCCTGATCGTGTGCGACGTCCAGGGGCGCATCCAACAGGTCAACCGCGCATTGGAAACGTTGACGGGTTGGAGCGAGGCCGATCTGCGCGGGCGACCCTTCCTGGCCCTGCTCGCCGAGCACTGCCTGCCCATGGCCAGCAGCTTCGCGCAACAGATCCGCGCCGAGGCCATCCACGACTGCGAGCTTGCACTCAAGGGCGTGGACGAGGAGGTCCCGCTCGCGGTGAACTGCACCTCGCGGTACGACCACCGCGGACGTCTGGTCGGCATGGTCCTGATCGGTCGTCCGGTCGGCGAGCTCCGCCGTGCCTATCGCGACCTGGCCCAGGCACACGACGACCTCAAGCGCGCCCAGGGTCGCCTGGTGAACGCCGAGAAGATGGCTTCGCTTGGCCGGCTCGTCGCCGGCGTAGCGCATGAGCTGAACAACCCCATCAGCTTCGTCTATGGAAACGTGCATGCCCTCTCGCGCTATCGCGAGCGGCTGCTGCGCTATTGCGCGGCGGTCGACGCCTCCGGACCCTCCACCGAGCTGCAGGCGCTCAAGGCGGAGCTGCGCATCGAGCGGCTTCTGGCGGATCTCGATCCGCTGATCAAAGGCACGCTCGAAGGCGCCGAGCGCGTCCGCGACCTGGTGCAGGATCTGCGCTGCTTCTCATCCGGCCAGCAGGGCGAATCCACCCGCTTCGATCTTGTCCACCTGGTCCGTACGGCGGTGCATTGGGTGACCAAAGGCGAACGCAGGGAGATCGAGACGACGCTCGACCTCCCCGACACGGTGACGATCCAGGGACATCCGGGACAGATCCATCAGGTCCTCATGAACCTGGTCCAAAACGCACTCGACGCGATGCGGGACAACACGCAGCCACCGCGACTGTCGATCACCGCCGGACAGGAGGAGACGACCGCCTGGCTCAGCGTCCGGGACAACGGCCCCGGCATCGACGAGCAGGACCTGAGCCGCATCTTCGACCCCTTTTTCACGACCAAACCGGTCGGCCAGGGAACCGGACTGGGACTGTCGATCAGCTACAGCATCGTCGCCGACCATCGGGGCAACCTGACCGCCGAAAACCACCCGGATGGCGGCGCCGAATTCCGCCTGGAGCTGCCGCTGAGTCGCGACGCGATGCCCGAAACAGGGCCCAACCAAGATGCCCCTTAATATCACTGAACCGCGTCACCGCGGAGGCATCCCGAGTCCGCTGCGCGACGCAATCCCCGACGGCTTCATGCGCGACACCGGACGCGGTTCACAATGAACCTGTTATGGCTCCAGTCCGGCGGGTGCGGCGGCTGCACGCTCTCGCTGCTCGGCGCCGAGGCACCGGGCCTGTTCGAGACACTCGGCGGCGCCGGGATCCGTGTCCTCTGGCACCCCTCGCTGAGCGAGGCGAGCGGCGGCGAGGTGCTCGATCTGCTCGCCCGCGTCGAAACGGGCGAGGTGGCGTTGGACCTGCTCTGCATCGAAGGCGCGCTCCTGCGCGGACCGAACGGCACAGGCGCCTTTCACCGGTTTGCCGGCACCCGCACACCCATGATCGACTGGGTGAGGCGTCTGGCGGCCCGAGCGCACTACTGCCTCGCGATCGGCACCTGCGCCGCGTTCGGCGGGGTCACCGCCGGCGGCTCCAATCCCACGGATGCCTGCGGACTCCAGTTCGAGGGGACATACCGCGGCGGTCTGCTCGGCACCGACTATCGCTCCGGGGCCGGCTTGCCGGTGATCAATGTCGCCGGCTGTCCGACCCATCCCGACTGGGTCACCGAGACCCTCATGGCGATCGCCTTGGAGGGACTCACGACCCAAGACCTGGATGCCTACGCCCGCCCCCGGATGTACGCCGACCAATTGGTCCATCACGGCTGCCCACGCAACGAATTCTACGAATACAAGGCGAGCGCCCGCACACCGTCGGATCTCGGCTGTCTCATGGAGCATCTGGGCTGCCTCGGCACCCAGGCCCACGCCGACTGCAACACTCGACTCTGGAACGGCTCGGGCTCCTGCACGCGCGGCGGCTATGCCTGCATCAACTGCACCTCGCCCGAGTTCGAGGAACCGGGCCATGCCTTTGCGGAAACTCCCAGCCTCGCCGGCATCCCGATCGGCCTGCCGACCGACATGCCCAAGGCCTGGTTCGTTGCGCTCTCCTCGCTGGCGAAGGCCGCAACACCGGAGCGACTGCGCAAGAACGCCGTGTCGGACCATGTCGCGGTACCGCCGACGATTCGGCCGACAAAGTTGCGGTGATCCGAAAAGCCTCCGGCACCCAGCCGCCAGCCGCCGACTTTTCCGACGTAAGACATCTTCGCAACGTTGATCCGCCTCGACACTCGTCCGCAAGGGAAACCAGCATGACGATCGAAACAGACTCTTTCCCTTTGCAGTCGTGTGGCTCCCATGACCCGCACCAGCCAACCGGCCCATGGTCGGACACTCGGGGCTCGAGCCCGTGGGCTGGAGGCCGGCGGCGAGAGGCTGGACGCCCGCGGTACTCCCCCGAATGAGCACACTCACCTTGGGCCCGTTCAACCGCGTCGAGGGCGACCTGGAGGTTCAGCTCGAGGTCACCGACGGACGCGTGCGCAAGGCCCGCGTCAACTCGCCCCTTTATCGCGGCTTCGAGCAGATCCTCCAAGGCAAGGACCCGCGCGATACCCTGGTGATCACGCCGCGGATCTGCGGGATCTGCTCGGTCTCTCAGTCGGTGGCCGCGGCCTATGCGCTGGCGGACGCGGCCGGGGTCGCCATGCCGCCGAACGGCGAACTGGCCACCAACCTCATCCTCGCCTGCGAGAACCTGGCCGACCATCTGACCCATTTTTATCTGTTTTTCATGCCGGACTTCGCACGTCCGGTCTATGCCGACCGGCCTTGGTATGCGGACACCGAGATGCGCTTCCGGGCCCTAAGTGGCTCGGCAGCGGGAGTGGTCCTGCCGGCGCGCGCGCACTTCATGCATCTGATGGGCCTGCTCGCCGGCAAGTGGCCGCACAGCCTGAGTCTGCAACCGGGCGGAACCGCCAAGCCGGTGCAGGCGCAGGAGCGCATCCGATTGCTCGCCATCCTCGGTGCCTTCAGACGTTTTCTGGAGCGCGAGACCTTCGGCGATCCCTTGGAGACCCTCGTCGCGCTGGACAGTGCTAGCGCCCTCGACGCCTGGGCTGCACGCGACCCGGGCCGAGGCGACCTGCGCCGCTTCCTGCAGATCGCGGATGACCTCGGCTTGGCCCGTCTGGGACGCGCGACCGATCGCTTCATGAGCTACAGCGCTTACCCGAGCGGGGGCGACCGTCTTTTCCGAACCGGTCTTTGGGCCGACACGGGTCCGCAGCCTTTGGACATCGCGTCGATCGCCGAAGACCCGAGCCACAGCTGGATGGTCGGAGGCGACCCTTTGCATCCCGCCGACGGCGTGACCATCCCCGATGCGGAGAAGGCGAACGCCTACAGCTGGTGCAAGGCCCCGCGACTCGCGGGCGGGGTGATCGAGGTCGGCGCGCTGGCCCGTCAGCTCATCGACGGCCATCCCCTGATTCGCGACCTGGTGTCTGAATCCGGCGGGAATGTGCGGAATCGCGTCATCGCGAGACTACTCGAGCTTGCGCGTGTCCTGATGGCGATGGAGGACTGGGTCAAGGCAATCGCGCCGGGCGAGCCCTTCTGCGAGCAGACAGCAATCCCGGACGAGGCAATCGGCGTAGGACTGGTCGAGGCCGCCCGCGGCAGCCTGGGCCACTGGCTCACGATCCGCCGAGGTCGCGTCCTGAACTACCAGATCATCGCCCCTACCACCTGGAACTTCTCCCCGCGCGATGCCGCCGGCGTCCCGGGCGCCTTGGAGCAAGCCCTCGTCGGGGCTGAGGTGCGGCCGGGCGAGACCACACCGGTCGCCGTGCAACACATCGTGCGCTCGTTCGACCCCTGCATGGTCTGCACGGTCCACTGAACCGGGTCTGCCACTGAACCGCGTCCGGCGGTTGCCCTATCGGTCAGCGTTGCGCCGAGCCTCGCCCCCATCCGATCACGACGGAGAGACGCGGTTCAGGATGCTTTTTGCTTTTCGTGAACCGGTCACCCACCACCGGCAATCATCGCGACGCGCCAACACCCCGGGATCGACGACTTGCAGTCGTCTTCTTCGGCTGCCCTGACAGACGGCGAGGTCGAGCCCAAAGCGAGGATCCCGAGAACCGCTCCGCCCCCAAGAAAGGGGTCAAAAGGTTCAACACCAAGTCAAACAGCGCGGCGAGAGAATACCCTTGCTACGTGAGTCGTTGTCGTAATCGACGACAACGACGATCGGATTCGGTGCTCGATTTGTTTCTGACGCGTCGATCGGAAAGCCCCGCCTTTCAATCCGGCCAAACCCTTCGACGACTTTGGTAGGCCTCGGCCGGTGATGCATCGGCAGCCCCGGAAGTCGGCCGCTTGCGCGCAACGGGCCGCGCGGCGGCGCCCGCCGAGGTCGGCTTTGCGCGCCTCGCCGGGGCCGCTGCCGTCTCACCCGCAGGCGCTTGCGCGCCCGCCGGCCCGGCATCACCCGGCTGGCCCGCGTCGCTTTTGGCCTTGCGGATGGAATCCACCAAGCGGCGCTCGGTGCGGGCGGTGTTACGCGTGGTTTTGGTCGGGGTCGTCATGGTCGAAGATCTCCGCGATCAGGTCGTTGATCTCGGCCGCCGCGGCGGCACCGCGACGACCTGCTTGGAAGACGCTGCGCCCCTCGAGCACGCAGAGACGATGGATGGAGCGGCGCTGCAGGGAGGTTCGGGCGACCGGCAGGTCCAGCTCGGCGACGGCCTCGGGCATCAGGCGCGAGAGGGTCGTGCGCGGCTCCATCTGGCTCATCACGATCAAGGCCCGCAGTCGCGGGTTCTCGGGGCGCAATTTTTCGATGACGCGGGCGAGATGACTGGTTGCCCAGAGGTCCATCGGCGAAGGCTGGAGCGGGATCAGCGCATGGTCGGCGAGGCGCAGTGCGTGCTCGGTCTGCGGTGCCTTGATGGACGGAGGACAATCGATGACGACATGGTCGTGGACATCGCGCAGGGCCTGAACCGTCTTCTCGAGCCCGAAGGCGGCGGCCACCACGGCAGGCAGCGCGGCGTTCTCGTCCCCGGTCAGGCGCCATTGATAGGCGGACTGCTGAGGATCGGCGTCGACGATGACGACCGATCCCCGCCGCGCCAGTCCCGCGGCGAGATTCAAGGACAAGGTGGTCTTGCCCGTGCCGCCTTTGTTGCCGACGACGGCGACGATGCTCATCGGCCGGCCTCGTGTCGGAGGTTCTGTGCTGTACAGGGGACAAGCGGCACGGGTTTCGTCAAGGTCTCGACCTCGGCCATCGGCGGACATTGGAGCTGGGCCAAGGCTAGGCGGTGTGATCGAGCGGCGTCAAGCGCGCGACGCACTCCAAGGGCCGTTCAACTGCCGGTTCTTAGGTTAAACTCGGGGCTTGTCTCGCTCTGCCGATGATCCGCCCATGTCGACGCCACTCTACGAAAAGGACTTCTACCAATGGCTGGAGTACACCACCGACCTCGTGCGCGAGGGTCGTTTCGAAGAGATCGATCGCGAGCTGCT
This region includes:
- the parA gene encoding ParA family partition ATPase, which encodes MSIVAVVGNKGGTGKTTLSLNLAAGLARRGSVVIVDADPQQSAYQWRLTGDENAALPAVVAAAFGLEKTVQALRDVHDHVVIDCPPSIKAPQTEHALRLADHALIPLQPSPMDLWATSHLARVIEKLRPENPRLRALIVMSQMEPRTTLSRLMPEAVAELDLPVARTSLQRRSIHRLCVLEGRSVFQAGRRGAAAAAEINDLIAEIFDHDDPDQNHA
- a CDS encoding NADH-quinone oxidoreductase subunit B family protein, with amino-acid sequence MNLLWLQSGGCGGCTLSLLGAEAPGLFETLGGAGIRVLWHPSLSEASGGEVLDLLARVETGEVALDLLCIEGALLRGPNGTGAFHRFAGTRTPMIDWVRRLAARAHYCLAIGTCAAFGGVTAGGSNPTDACGLQFEGTYRGGLLGTDYRSGAGLPVINVAGCPTHPDWVTETLMAIALEGLTTQDLDAYARPRMYADQLVHHGCPRNEFYEYKASARTPSDLGCLMEHLGCLGTQAHADCNTRLWNGSGSCTRGGYACINCTSPEFEEPGHAFAETPSLAGIPIGLPTDMPKAWFVALSSLAKAATPERLRKNAVSDHVAVPPTIRPTKLR
- a CDS encoding nickel-dependent hydrogenase large subunit, with the translated sequence MSTLTLGPFNRVEGDLEVQLEVTDGRVRKARVNSPLYRGFEQILQGKDPRDTLVITPRICGICSVSQSVAAAYALADAAGVAMPPNGELATNLILACENLADHLTHFYLFFMPDFARPVYADRPWYADTEMRFRALSGSAAGVVLPARAHFMHLMGLLAGKWPHSLSLQPGGTAKPVQAQERIRLLAILGAFRRFLERETFGDPLETLVALDSASALDAWAARDPGRGDLRRFLQIADDLGLARLGRATDRFMSYSAYPSGGDRLFRTGLWADTGPQPLDIASIAEDPSHSWMVGGDPLHPADGVTIPDAEKANAYSWCKAPRLAGGVIEVGALARQLIDGHPLIRDLVSESGGNVRNRVIARLLELARVLMAMEDWVKAIAPGEPFCEQTAIPDEAIGVGLVEAARGSLGHWLTIRRGRVLNYQIIAPTTWNFSPRDAAGVPGALEQALVGAEVRPGETTPVAVQHIVRSFDPCMVCTVH
- a CDS encoding aminotransferase class V-fold PLP-dependent enzyme — protein: MPGRTVPNCFVTGDPTNRLPNTSNIAFEYIEGEAILLLLNKLGIAASSGSACTSGSLEPSHVMRAMGIPFTAAHGTTRFSLSRYNRMEEIDRVIEAVPPIVAKLRKLSPYWSDTGPVSDPAAAFAPAYA
- the ltrA gene encoding group II intron reverse transcriptase/maturase — protein: MTSKLERFTLMARAEPHTRFTSLMGMLFDPEGLRESFERQDGRKAPGVDGVRKDDYAVGLDARLEDLSARIRRLGYRPLPVRRTYIPKGDGRYRPLGVPSFEDRLVQDRLGRILQAIWEPEFRDCSFGFRPGRSAHDALRRVAEVITNGRTQWVVEADIKGFFDHLSHSHLMDFLEHRIGDPNLLRIVRRFLKAGIMEDGAFTASEEGAPQGGLVSPVLSNIYLHYVLDLWFEKRFAGTCTGRAYLIRYADDYVACFEHEGDARAFLTEMTARLAQFDLEVEPSKTALLRFGSDQLGRTRAETPGPRTFSFLGFTHCVGKSRRGRFVVGRKSDGKRVGKKLKLLSERLRGLRARGGRAMVAYLIRHLRGHIQYYGVSGNSRGVSGYLYAATGLLFKWLNRRSQRRSLTWKRFYAVIKPMLPTARIIHDLYPVPWWKTQAGSRMV
- a CDS encoding sensor histidine kinase, with product MTRASTQADPRPADPRPAGIAQHGDCPEPTAEATWIHVIRKMDETYADLIRHQSELEEKNSALEDAQQFIASVLASMTDVLIVCDVQGRIQQVNRALETLTGWSEADLRGRPFLALLAEHCLPMASSFAQQIRAEAIHDCELALKGVDEEVPLAVNCTSRYDHRGRLVGMVLIGRPVGELRRAYRDLAQAHDDLKRAQGRLVNAEKMASLGRLVAGVAHELNNPISFVYGNVHALSRYRERLLRYCAAVDASGPSTELQALKAELRIERLLADLDPLIKGTLEGAERVRDLVQDLRCFSSGQQGESTRFDLVHLVRTAVHWVTKGERREIETTLDLPDTVTIQGHPGQIHQVLMNLVQNALDAMRDNTQPPRLSITAGQEETTAWLSVRDNGPGIDEQDLSRIFDPFFTTKPVGQGTGLGLSISYSIVADHRGNLTAENHPDGGAEFRLELPLSRDAMPETGPNQDAP